AAATCTAGAACATGAGCGTGTAAAACATGGTTAAGAATGTGTAAGAGATGAAACATTGAAGGAAGAAGTATAGCACTTCGAAGGCCAAGACAAATGAAAACAAAAAGGCGAATATCCCTCCGTTCATAGTTGCTAGTATCAACTTCATGATTTCGCCAAAGACACAAAATGCCAGCAGTGGCCGTACGGCCTGGAAAGTGGTACGGGCCATATAAATGAAGAGGAAGCGAAAGCTCAACAAATATTTGGCtgtaaattttaccatATCCAATGGGTTAGAATACAAGGTGAAGAATGGGCTAAGTCCAAGtgaatatctaaatttagCATCCCTAGTCAGCTGAGTGCCATATGATGTGTTTCcaattgtcaaatgatCATGTGGATTGTACTGGTAGTTTCTCCGGTTGTCAAAAACGATCGAGCTTTTACCCGTTGAGTAATCTTTCCAACAGTCAAATCCATTGTTCCCTGTACTGAAATTTCTTAATGCCTAATTCTTTGATGACTTACGGTGAGTGCTGAATGTGGTGACCATTTATCCAATATTGAATGTCGTAAGCTTAAAAAATGGACATTTCTATGTAAGTTGAATAACTACCTGAATAAAGATCCAGACATAAACATTATGAGAACGTAACACTAATATGCCCCATGAGCCATAGATCAtgttattattacataatGAATGGTCTATATATgtaatgttataatatgGTGTGGATATGGCAGATTTGTATGAGATAATTGAAAACAAGCGGAAGTATTGGGACAAAAAGTCTTGCTCTTCCCCCGCTGAATGGTTCGATAAACTCGACCGCACTTGCACAGTTTATGTAGGTAACCTAACTTTTACCACCCCTGAAGAAAGAATTCACcaggtaaataatttttgactTAGGTTTTTAGAATGGTTGGCCAAATTGATCACGTGACTATGGGCCTAAACAGCGTAACACTCAGTCCTTGCGGCTTTGCTTTTGTCACGTACAAAGATTCCGAACATGCAAAACAATCCGTCCATGCATTGAATGGCTGTTATATCGATGGAAGGGTCATCAGAGTTGATCTAGACGCAGGGAATGGCGTTGATGATAATAGGAAACTAGCACGCGGCCTCGATGGCAATCAATGGCGGGATGCCTTTAGGGATGACTTTGATATCGCAAGGGGGGGAAGTGGCCTGGGAATTAGTCCAGAATCTCTGAATAATTATAACcgcaattttaaaaaacaGAGACGTTAGGTCTCTCCCATGTCAATTTTACTGAAAAATAACTGTTGTATTATCTCATAAACGAATGTTCATAGTTAGtatacaaatacaaataacaaatttacaacaatGGATGGAATATTTACTGACTAAACAACTGTTTTTAAACAAAAGTTATTCACTGTGCAAAAATATCGTTGTTTCTAGCGAAAAAAATACGAATTAAGtttaacaattatcaaaCAGCATTAGATCAGGGATTTAATACGTTCAACCAGCCTAGGTAGATCGCCCAATCCCTCTCTTATTTCAAAATCCTCAATCAAACCCTAAATAAAAGTGCAAATTACTTTATCTGAGTAAAACTTGATTAGTGGTGCAGTACTCTTCATGTATACATCCACTCTATTCTTAACAACATCAGGTTTATCATCAGGGCGTGTTTTTAGATTGTTACAACCCTTACACTTTTGTAAATCCTCTTCGGTTGGCATTAAACGTGACATTTTATACTTTTCATTGTGTATATCACAGGAATTGTAACACTTCTTACAATCCTGGCAAACCTGGAATTATTTCTTGCTTACTAATCTTCCTGTTAGGCGCTGTAACAGTATTGATTCATCCAGCAGTAAGTGGATGCagattattttttcaaatttatgaTGCATGAAATTGGCCTGGTCAATTGTCCTGGGGTACCCATCAAGAATCACGCCATTCTTATACTGATCATCAACTAATGCGGATTCAAACAAGGTATTGACCGTCTTGTCATCGACAAGAGCTCCGCTTTTGATGGTATCCCTTATATCATTGGtcatattgttaaaattgGTTAGTAATTGGCCTATGTTAgctatattattactagAGGAGAGGTGAGGAAATCCCAAAACCTTGCTTAGTGCGATACCAAAAGTGCCCTTGCCAATTCCTGGTGGCCCAATCAAAATTAGACCAATTTTAGAAAGTTGACTCATTGTCTTTATATTTAGACGCCCAAGTTTGTTGCAGTGACTGAGTCTATTAACACGATGTGATAAAGTTGGGCTAATTTCGTCCCACACCACTAGTCTTTTCTAGCTTTACatatattagttatttgCATtcttatatatttgtaactCATTGCGAATAATAAATGGTGATTTACTGATATAACTTAGGCTAAGATAAAGGCTAGTTTGATGCGGAAGAAGACTGACAAAGAACTCCTAAAGGAGCTCGACGATCTCAAGAAGGAATATGCCGCCCTCCGTGTATCAAAGGCTACTGGAACTGGCGCCGCAAAATTAAGCAAAATTACAATCATCAAAAAAAGTATGCATACTATGATGACTTAGGCATTGCTAAGGTTCTGACAGTTTACAATCAAAGGAAGAAGGAGGAGGCTATTAAGAAGTTCAAAAAGACTTCCAAAATGCCCATGAACCTCAGACCGAAACTGACTCGTGCCAAACGCCGTGCTTTGACTCCAAAGCAGATGAGTTTGAAAGCAGTCAAGGTTGCTAAAAGGGAAATGAACATTCTCAAAAGAAGATTTTATGTGTTAGATTGATCACTATACgatatttacaactttTGTAATAAGAATGTGAAGATTTACTCCTTCCAAAACATATAAACTCAGCTAATTTTAATCACACTGTATTAACATACATATTTGCCTTTTACTTAACCTACATAGACGATATGAGGGCTGTAGCGCGAGCCGGATTGTTACTCTATAGCTATTGTATATGGGATGtgacaaatatatatatataacattcCACTGAAATTTGACACAAAATAAtggataatttttcaataaagAACATAGTTGATAAGGAATATATATCAGAGTTAAATAGGATCTACTTCTCACACGACACACACGAATGTGCAAGGATTCCATGCAAAAACGTTATTATTGCTTATATTACTGGTAGTTTTGTTCACTATCCAAGAGATGCCTTACAACATCTACTTGAATTTCATTTAGGCAAGTCATATCGTTCATTTAGGCTGGTGTGTTAAACGTACTTTGCACGGCTGCAACGTATGTATCGTTGGATCCACAATACGCCCTGAAATTTGTAACAGAATAATGGCttataatatcaaaatttataccGAATTACAGACTCTGTCACTACTATCCACCTCCTGTAAATTTGTCGCTGGTGGTAAATTCctaaaatacataaatcaTAATACTAAATCTTCAAGTCCCTTGCAAACTGATTCATTTGTAACACAAAAGCCTGTATATTGCAAACTATGGCATAAAATATTCACTCCAATTAACTTATGTGACATAGCGGGACATCAAGACGAATTAATAGAgttttacaaatttgtaaagCGAAAAGAGTTGCATGAACCTGTGCTAATCATTTACCCTTCAGGCACTGGCGTATACAGGGCCATAGAACTCTGTTTACTAGCACTGAATTATGAATTGGTATTTATGGATACTCTAAAATCTAAATCTGGATTCAAGAAACGTCGAAACtccaaatttatccaaataCCAGCTTATAAACTGGAAAGGTTAACAACCACtcaattacaaatattatctaaGTTACATGAGTTTtctgttatatttataaaaagCAAATATGAATCATTGACAGTTAGAGATTCTGGGATTGACACTGTAACCGTCGAAATACAACTGCCAATGGGAATTGACAAAGTACGTTGCAAAAAGTTCATCTTTTACCCTCCGCCAGACCAGGCACTCATATACCGTATACAGGACATATTAGCAcaattaaatcattatatttgcACTGAAGATATACGGCTGCTGCTTGAATACTGCAAAAGTGAAGGGGTTAGTGACATAGAATCAGCACTATCTCGGttaatgtttatattgGCAGGTCCACCAAAATCAAAcgaaaataattataaaggTGGTACTAATTGGTATATCAATAACCATTTGGGCAACGCAATACTCTCAAGCGACGAAGAATTTGAGGCTCCGTTGTCAATAGATTCAataaatgacaaatttgaaattatatggGACAAGTTGTACAATAGTGAACACAACATCATAGATATTAGTAATAGATTGACCAAAATTATGTGGTTTTACAGCGTCTTTACACAAACTGTGGCCTGTGGGCAAGATGTACCCGTGGATCACCTTAAGGTGATATTGGATTGCACTACAACCGCAACACGTAACAGCACAACCCATCAAAcctataatttttttctaTAAATTAGCCAGAATCACGAATACCCCATTCAAAAGTTTCAAAATGTTGCtagaaaataaattaagtCTTGAGGACATTGTGGATAAAGTAAGTCTCCGTTAAACCAGCTCCCAGGTAAACGCATTGTCATGCGCGTTGATTATAACGTACCAATTGCAAATGGAGAGGTTTCCGATTCTACTAGAATTGTAGCAACTATTCCAACTCTCAAATTCCTAATTGAACACCAAGTCAAGTCTATCATTTTGCTCTCCCACTGCGGCAGGCCCAATGGCAAAGTTGACCCAAAGTATACATTGGCACCAGTAGCCCCAGTACTTAGCGAGTTAATTAAAATGCctgtaaaatttatcaacaacTGTGTTGGTGATACTGTACTGCAGCAATTGAACGAtggatttatatttttattggaAAACGTGAGATTCCACGCAGAAGAAGAGGCCAAATCTGGATACGAAGAATTCAGAAAACAATTGACTTTGCTAGGTGACATTTATGTAAACGATGCTTTTGGCTCGTCTCACCGTCCTCACTCATCAGTTGTAGGTATTGACCTTCCCTTAAAGGTAGCTGGGCTTTTGGTTAAGAGGGaactaaaatattttggaaCTGTGCTGGAATCCCCAAACCGCCCATTTCTATCCATTCTTGGGGGTGCAAAGGTAAAGGATAAGGTCAAATTGATCATGAATTTACTGGATAAGGTCAATGAGATCATCATTGGAGGTGGGATGGCTTACACCTTCCTCAAAGTTAAAGAGAATATGAGCATTGGAAGTTCAATTTTCGACCCAGAAGGGGTTCAAATTGTACCAaaaattttagaaaaaGCTACTGAAAAGGGCGTTAAAATTCACTTGCCCGTAGACTTCGTCATTAATAATGGCTTCAAAAATGAAGGTCCCATCAAGATCGTGGGCAAGGAAGAAGGTATCCCAGATGGCTGGGAAGGACTTGATTGTGGTCCCGAAAGTTCCAAGCAGTTCCACAACGTGATAATTAATGCCAAGACTATTGTGTGGAATGGTCCATTGGGCGTGTTCGAAATGTCTAATTTTGCAAAGGGATCACTCAGCTGTCTGGATTCATGTGTGGAAGCTAAGAATAACGGTGCGGTAACTATAGTGGGTGGAGGAGATACAGCAGCGCTTGTTGAAAGTGTAAATAAGGGCAGCCTATTCAGTCACGTATCAACGGGCGGTGGCGCTTCATTGGAGCTTTTGGAGGGTAAAGTACTACCTGGAATAGCTTCTTTGAGCGATTCTTGCTAAAATTCTACCAGACGCGCTTTTTCTCAACTTTTCAACAtaatgtcattttttgtAGTTGCTAGGTATACTATACGTATGAGCGGTGTGTTGCTGGATGGCTGGTTGTGGGggtatatataactatattttaatatacaaatggACAAGGGCAACATGTCTAGTATTATGAATTTTGAGAACCACAAAGAGATGGCTAAATCTATAATAGACCTATCGATCGATTTTCTAGACTGTTGTTTCACCGATGCTACCGGTCGTATGGGCCACATAATGGTATCATCGTCCAATGTATTccaattgttaatttagttaTCCGAAGAAAATCTTAAATGGGGTATCCCTTTTGATGGATCTTCGATTCCCATGTTTTGCAATGTTATATCTTCTGACATGCTGGCCCTTCCAGACTACACTACTTGTTGGATTGATGAATTCTATATGCATAAGGTTATGCATGTAACCTGTGACGTAATTCATCCTTGTGGAAAGGAATCATTGTTTTGCCCCCGGACtatatgtaaaaatgtGGAGAAATATCTTGCATCTACTGGGATATCAGACACTGTTAACATTGGCCTAGAAGCTGAATTCTTTATATTCAACAACGTAACTTACAAATGTACTCCCTATGACTCTCACTTACTCATAGAAGCTTCTTCTGAAAATTATGGGCATTGTAACCCTGCagttacaaaattatcatcgAGCACATTCATGGGAAGTCATGACACTAGATACCCTAATAATTTGGGCGTGGGCTATGGTCAATCCCTGCCCCTTGATTGCCATGCAGATATAAGGAATGAAATATCAACACAGCTTAGAAAGGTGGGTATAATTCCCGAGTCTAATCACTGCGAGGTGGCCCAATTTCAGCATGAGATATCTTACAAGTTTCAAAAAATGGTCAAAACAGcagataattttatcacaCTTAAGTATATCACAAAGAATGTTTCAAAGAAGTATGGTTTAACGGCCACATTCATGCCGAAGCCAATTCAAAATCAAAATGGCAGCGGTATGCATTGTAACATATCTCTATGGAAGAACGGAAACAATCTCTTCTATGGTGGCGTGAAAAATGGAACCACTCTTATTTCAGAGCTAGCCAAGAATTTCATTGGTGGAGTGCTGAGACATGCAAAGTCAATTGTAGCCTTCACTAACCCTTCGGTAAACTCTTACCGTCGTTTAATACATGGTTTTGAGGCACCGACTTACCTGGTTTACAGTACAGGTAACAGATCAGCCGCCATTAGGGTGCCAACTATACCCGATAAGAATTTCAATTCGACTCGAATTGAGATTCGATTTCCAGACGCTTCCGGATCTATCCACTTGGCCGTGGCTGCTATAGTTCTAGCTGGAATTGATGGAATAACGAACAAGATTGATCCGGGAGACGAATTTACAAGTGATATCGAATCGCTAGGTGATAATAGCcaaaacaaaattgaaaaattgccTTGCAGCCTCATGGAATCACTCTATGAATTGGAGAGGGATCAGGAATATTTACTTAAAGGAGATTGTTTCACGGCCCAATTTATTTCAAAGTATATCGCCATTAAGAAGAAGGAAGTTTTGGAATGTGCAGCTATTGCATCTGTTAAGGAGTTCCAGCTTTACTATAATTCTTAagaatattacaatttttaattgtgcACTTTTAGAACAGTTTCATATAAACAGCCAATACTTTTAAACTTTCGTAAATGTCAAGTGGGTTGCTGAGTCtgtttttataattatagaGAAAATCAGTTTACAGCCCCCCATTAATTAGTTTGATTTTTAGGCCTCAAAATAGTTAGCTCTAGCACTCGAATTCAGAATTGATTTGCTTACACGTCTACTAATTATAGTTGAATGGTTTACATGAATTGTTTCACGCGTTTTCATATGATAACtacaatttataacatTACAACTTCCAAATTAATGGgtttattttacaattatagCAAGAATATGCTGCCGTAACATATACTTTTTCATAcaacaataaattgaagGAATCTTACAACGCGAATGTATCGCTAAATTTCCATCGCATAAATTTTctagtatatatttctGTGGGAgctgtaaattttaatacGTCACTTCTAATATTTGTGTTGAACAAATCTAAAAGATCGCATCAATAACACTCATATATATCGTTTATGTTTATgtatgatgatatttttgtatttttactAAATAAAGAgcattaatttaaatttggagatatttttaaatataataattgaatgtTTCTCAATTATTCTTTTTGCTAAAAACATCCAAGCTAGTAATGTAGGCGGGACTATTcgaaaattattttcatgaaaaaatgtcaaatcAAAATCATAAAGAATATTAaccaataataaatgttcaTATAGCATTGTGCTAATATAAACAATCCATAACTACAAGTTAATATAGTATGTAGAGTTTCACCCCATACGGCATACCTGTATTGtagtattaaatatatgatacaTATCATTATacttattatatgtatatgtaaGATGATGGAATGTAGTTGTGATCATATTAAATCTGATGGGAAAATGTTATTACTAAGTGGTACATCGAACGTCATGCTCAGTGAGGCAATTGCTCAACATTTTTCACTCAAACTTGGTGAAATTACTATTAAAACGTTCAATGACGGTgaattaaatattgaaattgcTGAGGATATCATTGGTCGTAACGTGTTTATCATACAATCGACCAACACTCCAGtgaatgataatattatgcAACTATTGTTACTAATATCAACCTGTAAGGCATACGGGGCAAATAGTATTACTGCAATTATTCCATACTTTGGTTACTCTAGGCAGGATAGGAAGATGTTCACTGTATCACCTGTATCAGCTTCTAcagtatcaaatttaataaaatcagCAGGAGTAAACACTGTAGTGACAGTTGACATTCATGATTTgcatataatttcattttttgcTCCAGAAGTCTTTGCAATTAACATTGACACTCAAGATTTTGTATCCAAAGAATTTTTGAGTTTGGGATTGGATAATCCAGTAATTGTAAGCCCCGATGCGGGGGGGATTTGTCGTGCTAGAGCCTTTGCAGATTCCCTAAATAAGCACGGATTGCCATGTAGTGACATggcaataattattaagtATAGAACGATTGCAAATCACGTCAGTGATATGACTTTGGTGGGCGATGTAAAAGGTAGACACgttttaattattgatgACATAATTGATACTGCCGGGACTCTTGTCATGGCTGCACAAAAACTGAAAGATCAGGGTGCCACTAAAATAATCTGTTTCGCAACACATGGCGTATTTTCTTCCCCTGTTATTGAGCGAATTGCATCTTCGCCATTAGATGCTATATACATCACTGATACCATTTATAACCATGTTGAATGCGAAAAGATAAAGACGATTTCAATTGTACCACTAATCGCCCAAACAATTGCCACAATTCTTAACTAGGAGCCATAATATTACCATATTTGAATGGTAACAAATCGTTTATCACGCTCATTTTAATATGAGAGGCAGATATATAATGTAGTAAAACGTtgtattaaaaatttttgttaccATAGATATAGATCAGGTTATAATAAGGATATAAAGAAAGTTTGACATAGTTATCGTAGCAAAAAGCTGCACGGTCTACATCTAGCTGTTTgaaattcaattaattatttattttacaaaaaatttagcATTTAATTGCAAAGAAAATCGAAAATTAGAAatcaaatttcaattacAGGGCATATTTGCAACAATATAACTGAAACAAGCTCTAATCAGTTTGGTAATTAGGATTCATCCGTCATTATCCGTCCGAATGTACAACACTAAATAAACTAGGCATTTACCATTGTTTCCGCGAATAAATGAATCTCCATATTCCTTAACCAATACGccattaatatattcttTGGTGTTTTCCATTGAAATGTTCATCCTTTCATCCAAACATG
The DNA window shown above is from Babesia microti strain RI chromosome III, complete genome and carries:
- a CDS encoding conserved Plasmodium protein, unknown function (overlaps_old_locusTagID:BBM_III00600); its protein translation is MFMSGSLFRNVHFLSLRHSILDKWSPHSALTALRNFSTGNNGFDCWKDYSTGKSSIVFDNRRNYQYNPHDHLTIGNTSYGTQLTRDAKFRYSLGLSPFFTLYSNPLDMVKFTAKYLLSFRFLFIYMARTTFQAVRPLLAFCVFGEIMKLILATMNGGIFAFLFSFVLAFEVLYFFLQCFISYTFLTMFYTLMF
- a CDS encoding nuclear cap-binding protein subunit 2 (overlaps_old_locusTagID:BBM_III00605) encodes the protein MADLYEIIENKRKYWDKKSCSSPAEWFDKLDRTCTVYVGNLTFTTPEERIHQVFRMVGQIDHVTMGLNSVTLSPCGFAFVTYKDSEHAKQSVHALNGCYIDGRVIRVDLDAGNGVDDNRKLARGLDGNQWRDAFRDDFDIARGGSGLGISPESLNNYNRNFKKQRR
- a CDS encoding adenylate kinase (overlaps_old_locusTagID:BBM_III00610); its protein translation is MSQLSKIGLILIGPPGIGKGTFGIALSKVLGFPHLSSSQLLTNFNNMTNDIRDTIKSGALVDDKTVNTLFESALVDDQYKNGVILDGYPRTIDQANFMHHKFEKIICIHLLLDESILLQRLTGRLVCQDCKKCYNSCDIHNEKYKMSRLMPTEEDLQKCKGCNNLKTRPDDKPDVVKNRVDVYMKSTAPLIKFYSDKGLIEDFEIREGLGDLPRLVERIKSLI
- a CDS encoding large subunit ribosomal protein L35e (overlaps_old_locusTagID:BBM_III00615) — translated: MAKIKASLMRKKTDKELLKELDDLKKEYAALRVSKATGTGAAKLSKITIIKKSIAKVLTVYNQRKKEEAIKKFKKTSKMPMNLRPKLTRAKRRALTPKQMSLKAVKVAKREMNILKRRFYVLD
- a CDS encoding hypothetical protein (overlaps_old_locusTagID:BBM_III00620), translated to MDNFSIKNIVDKEYISELNRIYFSHDTHECARIPCKNVIIAYITGSFVHYPRDALQHLLEFHLGWCVKRTLHGCNVCIVGSTIRPEICNRIMAYNIKIYTELQTLSLLSTSCKFVAGGKFLKYINHNTKSSSPLQTDSFVTQKPVYCKLWHKIFTPINLCDIAGHQDELIEFYKFVKRKELHEPVLIIYPSGTGVYRAIELCLLALNYELVFMDTLKSKSGFKKRRNSKFIQIPAYKLERLTTTQLQILSKLHEFSVIFIKSKYESLTVRDSGIDTVTVEIQLPMGIDKVRCKKFIFYPPPDQALIYRIQDILAQLNHYICTEDIRLLLEYCKSEGVSDIESALSRLMFILAGPPKSNENNYKGGTNWYINNHLGNAILSSDEEFEAPLSIDSINDKFEIIWDKLYNSEHNIIDISNRLTKIMWFYSVFTQTVACGQDVPVDHLKVILDCTTTATRNSTTHQTYNFFL
- a CDS encoding phosphoglycerate kinase (overlaps_old_locusTagID:BBM_III00625), whose amino-acid sequence is MLLENKLSLEDIVDKLPGKRIVMRVDYNVPIANGEVSDSTRIVATIPTLKFLIEHQVKSIILLSHCGRPNGKVDPKYTLAPVAPVLSELIKMPVKFINNCVGDTVLQQLNDGFIFLLENVRFHAEEEAKSGYEEFRKQLTLLGDIYVNDAFGSSHRPHSSVVGIDLPLKVAGLLVKRELKYFGTVLESPNRPFLSILGGAKVKDKVKLIMNLLDKVNEIIIGGGMAYTFLKVKENMSIGSSIFDPEGVQIVPKILEKATEKGVKIHLPVDFVINNGFKNEGPIKIVGKEEGIPDGWEGLDCGPESSKQFHNVIINAKTIVWNGPLGVFEMSNFAKGSLSCLDSCVEAKNNGAVTIVGGGDTAALVESVNKGSLFSHVSTGGGASLELLEGKVLPGIASLSDSC
- a CDS encoding Glutamine synthetase (overlaps_old_locusTagID:BBM_III00630;~overlaps_old_locusTagID:BBM_III00635); the encoded protein is MDKGNMSSIMNFENHKEMAKSIIDLSIDFLDCCFTDATGRMGHIMVSSSNLSEENLKWGIPFDGSSIPMFCNVISSDMLALPDYTTCWIDEFYMHKVMHVTCDVIHPCGKESLFCPRTICKNVEKYLASTGISDTVNIGLEAEFFIFNNVTYKCTPYDSHLLIEASSENYGHCNPAVTKLSSSTFMGSHDTRYPNNLGVGYGQSLPLDCHADIRNEISTQLRKVGIIPESNHCEVAQFQHEISYKFQKMVKTADNFITLKYITKNVSKKYGLTATFMPKPIQNQNGSGMHCNISLWKNGNNLFYGGVKNGTTLISELAKNFIGGVLRHAKSIVAFTNPSVNSYRRLIHGFEAPTYLVYSTGNRSAAIRVPTIPDKNFNSTRIEIRFPDASGSIHLAVAAIVLAGIDGITNKIDPGDEFTSDIESLGDNSQNKIEKLPCSLMESLYELERDQEYLLKGDCFTAQFISKYIAIKKKEVLECAAIASVKEFQLYYNS
- a CDS encoding ribose-phosphate pyrophosphokinase (overlaps_old_locusTagID:BBM_III00640) → MMECSCDHIKSDGKMLLLSGTSNVMLSEAIAQHFSLKLGEITIKTFNDGELNIEIAEDIIGRNVFIIQSTNTPVNDNIMQLLLLISTCKAYGANSITAIIPYFGYSRQDRKMFTVSPVSASTVSNLIKSAGVNTVVTVDIHDLHIISFFAPEVFAINIDTQDFVSKEFLSLGLDNPVIVSPDAGGICRARAFADSLNKHGLPCSDMAIIIKYRTIANHVSDMTLVGDVKGRHVLIIDDIIDTAGTLVMAAQKLKDQGATKIICFATHGVFSSPVIERIASSPLDAIYITDTIYNHVECEKIKTISIVPLIAQTIATILN
- a CDS encoding U6 snRNA-associated Sm-like protein LSm6 (overlaps_old_locusTagID:BBM_III00645), with amino-acid sequence MANASPSSFITSVTRNPVVVRLNNGSNFKGILACLDERMNISMENTKEYINGVLVKEYGDSFIRGNNVLYIRTDNDG